The region TATCACATGCTGGCGGTGACTTTTCCTGCGAATCCATGGGCAAGGCCGCCTCTAGCCTGACGCTTTACACAGCCGGTACGGACGACAAGATCGAGGCGTAAACCAAGTGAAGACGACCATGATGTTCCACTCCATAGCCAACCCGCGGCGCACCACCCTGGCCCATCTCGAGGACGTCCAAGAGCTGGGAGACGCCCAGGAGATCAAGGACGCCGACGACCTGTCGGCCGCGCCCGAGGAGCAGTCGGAGCACCGCGTCGACCTGCCGAACCGGACCGCGAACCCCAAGCGCACCGTGCTGACCGAGGCTCCGGGCCACTGATTCCCCGGGGCTGTGGCGGACGCCACCACTCCCGGCAGGTGGGACGGCGGCGCGCGGGACGCGGAGCGATAGCCTGGAGCGTCAGTCTCCAGCGAGTTCAGTCAAGGAGCCAAGGCTTCCCGTGCGCATCGCCAGATTCTCCATCGACGGCAACGTCGCCTTCGGCGTGGTGGAGGGTGAGCCGTCCGATCAGGACGGCCCCGTCATCGACATCATCAAGGGCCACCCCTTCGCCGAATTCGAGCGCTCGGGCCAGAAGGTCCCGCTGAGCAAGGTCCGGCTGCTGCCGCCCGTCCTGCCGAACAAGGTCGTCGGAATCGGGCGCAACTACGCCGAGCACGCGGCGGAGCTGGGCAATGAGGTCCCCGACGTCCCGGTCGTCTTCTTCAAGCCGTCCACCTCCGTGATCGGCCCCGGCGACCCCGTCACGTATCCCTCCTTCTCCTCCGAGGTGCACTACGAGGCCGAGCTGGCCGTGGTGATCGGACGGATGTGCCGTGAGGTTCCGCGTGAGCGCGTCAAGGACGTCATCCTCGGCTACACCTGCGGCAACGACATCACGGCCCGCGACGCCCAGCGGCGTGAGAAGCAGTGGGCGCGGGCCAAGGGCTTCGACACCTCGTGTCCGCTGGGCCCCTGGGTGGAGAC is a window of Streptomyces violaceusniger Tu 4113 DNA encoding:
- a CDS encoding fumarylacetoacetate hydrolase family protein; translated protein: MRIARFSIDGNVAFGVVEGEPSDQDGPVIDIIKGHPFAEFERSGQKVPLSKVRLLPPVLPNKVVGIGRNYAEHAAELGNEVPDVPVVFFKPSTSVIGPGDPVTYPSFSSEVHYEAELAVVIGRMCREVPRERVKDVILGYTCGNDITARDAQRREKQWARAKGFDTSCPLGPWVETDIDLTRAADLGIMCTVNGEQRQLGRTSEMVRPIEDLIVHITEAMTLLPGDVVLTGTPAGVGPLSVGDEVAVTIEGIGTLTNKVIKRG